In Carcharodon carcharias isolate sCarCar2 chromosome 31, sCarCar2.pri, whole genome shotgun sequence, a genomic segment contains:
- the LOC121271536 gene encoding uncharacterized protein LOC121271536 produces the protein MGTHSLDPGMAENTLCQEEKQSLIVLKNETKLVMEAFLRRMMMFDEAANIGHVGRYYHDSKKFISKTADGQDPNIAVKSHVRRKLNQKGTLEREMEEKKRSLKRTEGTEDNIEWDTTDEEIAQAEEKKHAFRTTIKKLIKRQRKKKSNDDSDKKSKDSLDLLDDHGPGKYGSKVDSKSNSLKRQKSPKPLIACTVGSIDSVTSHAKEDTAEESSKQSSKKSGSQKFFNLFRKQGKTEDSFLEKGQEPEPSTPRPNTLPLMTEQLNNMDIGKNENVEFYSKVAKKLDKLAQQYCAQTVIDRMSPSIEVDAPERVNNNIAQNAMTDKEKMIEKIVLLLQRQGDGINEKIKEDPLLQRTMSRMSYRSFSHLVEVFTANVEEQHKGPTTSPELTKIALTMELTRRVAGISSHPVQQLMGYTMQYMDMFVPWLQENGGWTVVLPLEDESEHQID, from the exons ATGGGGACACACTCACTGGATCCTGGGATGGCGGAGAATACACTGTGTCAAGAGGAGAAGCAGAGCCTTATCGTCCTAAAGAACGAAACCAAACTGGTCATGGAAGCCTTCTTACGGAGGATGATGATGTTTGACGAGGCTGCCAACATTGGACATGTTGGTCGTTACTACCACGACTCCAAGAAGTTCATCTCAAA GACCGCCGATGGCCAGGATCCTAACATTGCTGTGAAATCGCACGTTCGGCGTAAGTTGAATCAAAAAGGGACTTTGGAACGAGAAATGGAGGAGAAAAAGAGGAGCCTGAAGCGAACGGAAGGAACTGAGGACAACATCGAATGGGATACAACAGATGAGGAAATTGCCCAGGCAGAAGAGAAAAAACATGCCTTCAGAACGACTATCAAGAAACTAATAAAAAGGCAAAGGAAGAAAAAGAGCAACGATGACTCTGACAAAAAGTCCAAGGATTCTTTAGATCTACTCGATGATCATGGACCTGGGAAATATGGCAGCAAAGTTGATTCAAAGAGCAACTCCTTGAAGAGGCAGAAGAGCCCAAAACCTTTAATAGCCTGCACGGTTGGTTCAATAGATTCCGTCACCTCCCACGCAAAGGAAGACACTGCAGAGGAGAGCAGCAAGCAAAGCTCCAAGAAGAGTGGCAGTCAGaagttttttaatctgtttaggAAACAAGGGAAAACTGAAGATTCTTTCTTAGAGAAAGGTCAGGAGCCTGAGCCTTCCACACCACGGCCCAACACGCTGCCTCTAATGACTGAGCAGTTGAACAACATGGACATAG GCAAAAATGAAAATGTAGAATTCTACTCAAAGGTGGCGAAGAAGCTGGATAAATTAGCACAGCAGTACTGTGCTCAGACTGTTATTGACCGAATGTCCCCAAGCATTGAAGTTGATGCACCAGAAAGAG TGAACAATAATATCGCACAGAATGCAATGACTGACAAAGAGAAGATGATTGAGAAAATTGTGTTGTTGCTACAACGACAAGGAGATGGAATTAACGAGAAG ATAAAGGAAGACCCTCTGCTCCAGCGTACCATGAGCAGGATGTCCTACCGGAGCTTTTCACACCTGGTGGAAGTTTTTACAGCCAATGTTGAAGAGCAACACAAGGGCCCCACCACCAGCCCTGAGCTCACAAAGATCGCACTGACCATGGAGCTAACACGGAGAGTGGCTGGGAtcagcagccacccagtgcagcaaTTGATGGGCTACACCATGCAGTACATGGACATGTTTGTTCCCTGGCTGCAGGAGAATGGCGGATGG ACGGTGGTGCTACCTCTGGAAGATGAGTCTGAACATCAAATTGACTGA